The genomic interval AAGAGCTTTAGCCATATGTGAGAATATAGAGTGAGAAGAACTGACATGCCAGGACTGAACCTTCAAGGAATTTAATTTGCTTGGTAAAACTTAACCCTAACAGGACAATGAATACAAGGTAGAATATGATCAGTTCTGTGAAAGACATAAGAATCAAGCTTTGCAGAGCAAGGAGATATTTCCATTTGCCGGGGTAATTCGGTAAAGATTCACTTAAACCTAGGAAACCTGGTTTCTATTGCTACTTTTGGATCGAGTTTTATAAGTTTAGATAAGTGACATAATCATTCTTGGATTTACTTATATATTCTTAATATGGGAGGATTGCCTAGATAATGTCCAAGgtttcttacttttctgaatatcCAATGAATCCCACTGATTattatctgggggaaaaaaaaaaaaaaccctttacaTACCAAGTGTAATatctgaaataaattatataaaaagcattgaaattcttgctatttttttttcagtttttttttattaaattcaaatttatttattttaattggaagctaattttttaaaatatattttccagataAAATGGCAAGATATTTAAAGAATACATGGCAATTTAAATAGGTATACATTATTAATGGATTCCCTCATTGATTTAATTAACATATCTATtaatatcacctcacatatttacctttCAAGATCTTTTTGGTGAGGACTTTTAAGTTTTACTAtcttacatgtgtgctaagtgacttcagtcatctccaactctttgtgacctcatggactatatagcctgccaggctcttctgtccatggggattatccaggaaagaatgttaaggtggattgccatgccctcctccaggagatcttcatctctttattttttatgtaatgTCCTTATATTCCTTTgtctttggaaattttctttgCTCTCAACTCTACTTTATCTAATAATAACATAtgcttttatccttttattttccaaatatccaTGCGATTATTTagtttcttgggctttcctggtggctcagacagtaaggaatccacttgccttgtgaagacctggattcaacccctgggctgggaagatcccctggaggaagacatgcgAATCCAtaatcttgcctggggaattctgtggacagaggaacctggtggcctctattccatgggtcacacagagtcaggcacagcttagcaactaaaccaccacctgaTGTTCCTTCACATTTATTCTTTGGGAGGAACAGCCCTACTCAGGCTGCCTTCTGACACTAGGTTGGAGGTCAGGAATGCTGGGCCTGGCTTGTCTTCTCTTAGGTGCTGCTGTGTTGCTCTTCCATTATTCAGGCCCTAAGTGAGTACACTTTATGTTTCAGAAAACTGTAAGTctgtattttttcataattttctttacaaatgcatatatatagtgaTATCCATATGACATTTTATTCATCCTTCTAGGCCATTGCTCCGCTTTTATTATGACTTGAAATTTAAACCCTGAAAAAAAGATATCTATTGTAGAGTTTGGATTATTTGACAGTAGATGAATTGATGGATTAACAAAAGAACTAAAGATGATTACTTAATTGAGTTCACAcaattttatatatgcatatgaagAGAGTTATTCACATACAATTGTATTCCTGGCCCCTTGTGGTATTCTGAGAATTTTGATTGaaactatatgtaaaagaaattaCTTTATCATGATAGTTAAATAACTGTTATAATTATGTGTGTACATTCCGAATCTATTAGTCCAGTAACCATAAAAATGAGTGTCCTCATCCCCTGGAAGAAAatgttactatttccatttctatttctatttatctCAGTgtcatttagtttatattttgtgtatattttattaatgTCATAATATATTAGAATACCAAtgcatataaaatacttttacatAATATAATTATGTCACTGACAGTCTGttgaaaaatggaaatacttTGGAGATTAGTTCTTCAGGAATCAGAAAATTATCAAATGTGCTGCATAAAATGTTACTTAATTTGGGGGAGTTTACCAACAATTTTTTATGAAACCAGTTCAACTGAAGAGAGGCAGAATGTTCAGAACACGCATATTTGCATGAGTTTGCATAGAGACTCAAAGACGGAAAAATTTTTGAAGTtgggtagtccatggggttgctaagagtcggacgcgactgagtgacttcactttcaattttcacattcgtgcattggagaaggaaatggcaacccactacagtattcttacctggagaatcccagggatgggggagcctggtgggctgccttctatggggtcacacagagtcggacacgactgaagcgacttagcagcagcagcagaggaacacCAAGAGACCTGACTGGACAGGGGAAAACGTCAATCCTGAATGCAAGAGCAGGTTTGCTCCCCTCAGTGTGGtctaagttgtttttctttaaatcaccTCCCTTTCTTCACCTTTATTCCCTAAATCCCGTCCTCTGCTTTACTAGTTCTTTTCCAATAGTACAGATCACCTGTtaacatacaataaaatgtacCTGGATTCATGTTTATTGCAGATTATCTGTCTTCCCCCAGCTAGAATATCAGTTCCATGAGGATAAGTGTCTACCACTTTGTGTATTGATGTAAACAAAGCACCTATAAGAGTTTCTGAGTCAAGGAGGAATTAAGTCAATAATAAATTGGTTAAATGACCAATAGCAGAGTACTGGGCAGGCGTATAGGTTTCAAAATTTTGTGACTTTaattagctattgtaaataaactgtTCTACAGTTAATGTTACAAGGTTAAGACATGTTTCTGTATCTATTATCAGCATAAACATAAACTATATTTAAAGAGAAAGTTTTAAATCAAACATGATAGCAAAAatgcacatttgaaaaaaaattatactagtttgttttctttatccaaGATATAATTATATTCCTTTTCAAAACCTTTTCCTTACATAGGTGTGTGTACCTATacgtttatatatataaataaaattccatctattcaaagttatggttttcccagtagtcactaTGGATGTgatagctggaccataaagaaactgagcaccaaggaattgatgctttttattttttatttttttttggtgtgaaatatttttttttttaattttattttatttttaaactttacataattgtattagttttgccaaatatcaaaatgaatccgccacaggcatacatgtgttccccatcctgaaccctcctccctcctccctccccacaccatccctctgggtcgtcccagtgcaccagccccaagcatccagtatcgcgcatcgaacctggactggcaactcgtttcttacatgatattctacatgtttcagtgtcactctcccaaatcttcccaccctctccctctcccacagagtccataagactgttctatacatcagtgtctcttttgctgtctcgtacaccaggttattgttaccatctttctaaattccatatatatgcgttagtgcttttgaactgcagtgttggagaagactcttgagagtccctaggactgcaggATCAAACCGGCCCATAataaggaaatcagccctgaatattcattgaaaggactgatactgaagcggaagctccaatactttggccacctgatgcaaagaattgacttattggaaaagaccctggtactgggaaacatgatggcagaaggagaaggtgatggcagaggatgagatggttacatggcatcactgactcgatgggcatgagtttgagcaagctccaggagatggtggaggacaggggagcctgatctGAGTCCGTGAGgtctcaaacagttggatatgactgagtgactgaagtaaaTCGAAGGCATGCATATGTGCTATGTCCATAATATAATGATTATATGATCATTATATCATATAAGTCATTATAAGTCACATTGACAAATATGCTATTTCAGTTTCAGGTATCATTATACATAGATATAATGATTATATGATCATTATATTATATAAGTCATTATATAAGTCACATTGACAAATATGCTATTTCAGTTTTAGGTATCATTGTATGTAGATAATATTGACATATAATGGTatttggtttcaggtgtacaatatagtaatTTGATATATATTGCGAAATAATCTCTGCAATAAGTCTGGTGAACATCCCTCATAAGAAATAGTTACaattttctccttgtgatgaAAACATTTACGATCTCTTGGCAGTGTTCAATTAGGCAATAAGTATATTCCCTTTTTGACTTAATGCAGTGAAATGAGACAGTGGCGCTGAGTATTAGAATCAAAGAATCATGTTGAAACAGTTGAGTTGAATCAAACTTCTCAGTGCCAACTCATATAGAGCTGTCTTGAAAAATCCATCCCTCATTAGGCCCACCTGGCTCCCATCACAATGGTATGGTGTGCAGGCATAGATCGGTGTTTAAGGCTTATGGTATCTTTTCCACTTGTccgtgcatttcttttttttttttttttcatggttgtaaaattattttttattctaggaCCAAATTCCTTCTCCCTTGTTCAAAGCTCACAGTGTCATTTGCCTGAAACAAGAATCTACTAGCATTGTGTAAGGTCAAGTGGTTTCCtcaattttattcattgtttaagataaatgtttggtagaattcaatgGTGGTGCCATACAGACATAGACTTTTGTTTGAGTGGAAGTTTTTAACTACAGATTTAATATCTTTAGTAATTACAGGActattctgattttttatttcttcttaatacGAGTTTTGAAAAGTTGTCTTGTTATAGAAAATTGTccatttttccttcaattttcattttttggcataaattcttttttaaatattctggatCCTAATTTCAATTTCTGGAATATCTTTAGtgatgtctcctttttcattataATAATGGCTAGTGTATTTTCTTAATCAGTCTTCCTAGTAGGTATCTATCAATTTAATCTTTTAAGAAGTGAAGTTGCTGGCTCCTTGGGTATAAATCTATTCTACTTTTATTGATATgctaaacagttttccaaagtggtttttACCAAATTACACACACACCAGCAGGATATGAGAGTTTTGCTTGGTCCCCATctttacgagacagcaaaagagacactgatgtatagaacagtcttatggactctgtgggagtgggagagggagagggtgggaagatttgggagaatgacattgaaacatgtaaaatatcatgtaagaaatgaggtgccagtccaggttcgatgcaccatactggatgcttggggctagtgcactgggacgacccagagggatggtatggggaggcaggagggaggagggttcaggatgggtaacacatgtatacctgtggcagattcattttgatatttggcaaaactaatacaattatgtaaagtttaaaaataaaataaaattaaaaaataaataaataaataaaaataaaataaaacttcaaaaaaaaaaaaaaaaaagaaaaggcaagttAAGAAGCTGGGAGATGATATTTTGCAATACACATAACGTGAAAAGGACACATACGTATgtaaatgtgtaaaatatatgaaaaatgttaaaaaaaaaaacctcttagatAATAGAGAAATGGGCAAATACATAGAGAGGAACTTCATACTGGGTTTTGGCAAAcatgcatttctttctccacatctttCAGTGCTTCATCTGTCTCCTGTCTTCATTATCCAAAGAGGTTATAATTATGGCAGAATAGTCTAAGTAGCTAGTCTTGCAATTGCTGCCCAGTGTACATTTTGGAAAGAGGCTGGGAAGGAGTCCTTCCAGCATTAGCATTTTACTTTCAGGGGATTAGAAAGCCTTTCATTTGAGGAGTCCATCAATACAAATATGTCTCAGGAGTGAACACtggttaattatttatttgattagtGATTAGCTGACTGTCGGCTGAGAGTAAGGCAATGAAGGATTAATAAACAACGGAGGATTCAGGCAAAAGGAATGAGAAACTCTTGGAGAAATTGGACACATGATTAAGGAGACCATTACCTCTATTTGGTGTAGGTTTCAGGTTTTGTTTAGGCTGGctcttggagaagacaatggcacccactccagtacccttgcctggaaaatcccatggacggaggaccctggaaggctgcagtccatggggtcactgaggttcggacacgactgcaccacttcactttcacttttcactttcatgcattggagaaggaaatggcaagccactccagtgttcttgcctggagaatcccagggacaggagagcctggtgggctgctgtctatggggtcacacagagtcggacaggactgaagtgacttagcaggagcagcagcaggctgggtCTGTAAAGGtatgggttgtttccatttgATTTCCATTCATCCTCTATGCTTTACAATGTATGTCTTATTTAAGTGTTGAAAGCGACTAGTGACTCACTGCTTGTTATCACTGGGTAGTCCTGCTTTGGTTCTGGGATTCCATAGGCTCTAGCAGAGGCACCTTAGACTACTTATTTCTATCATTTGCTGCGGAACCTTAACATTTTTTGGTGATTTCTGGTACTAAGTTGATGACATACAGGACAATAGAGCTCAGGTGCTTTTGGATAAAACCCTAATttatctcctcccttctctctgactTTTCAGTCACTTATTGACTCAGCTAGTCCCATGTTGCTGGATGCCTTTTTTGGCTCTTCTGTCTGCCTCATTCCTTGCATGTGGTCAAGGTCTATTTCATTTCCTGTAACTCTCACATGCTTTGCGACTTTTTACTTGGCAGAGCCCTCTTTGATTTTTAGTGTCATAatattcccagctctttctggTCTCTTTTTCTCTGCCAGCCCCATAAACATAACTCCTCAATCCACATTAAATTTTCTCTTATCTAATTCTGGACATAGTGCTCTCTTGGACTGAATGTTCTTGGTTTCCTGTTGCATTGTAGAATAAAGACAAACTCtacattttgcaatatatgaTTCTCCCTAGTGCATAAAAATCCATACAAGTATTTCCCCATTCTAACCATACAATAATATATGCAATATATCGTGGGAGCATAACCATGAGAGATACAACATGAATGgtataaaatgaacatttcttgtgtttttgtcAGACTTGATTATTCAATGATACCTTATAATGCTATGTGTATTAATATCTCAGTTGCCTTGATCTAGGATGTCAGAGATCCTTACTTCATAAGATGATCATACATGAATTGACAGATATActgttttcctacttttgcacaTCAATATCCCATCAACTTCTCAAAACTCCATCATAAAGCTATCCCATTTGAGTCACTCCTATGACACACTCAGATGGCTCCTAGCTTTACTTCAATCCACTGTAGCCCCGTGGTGGCTCCACATCTTATTCTTTTTCACGCTACCATGCAATATAGCAGTTTGTGTGTTTATATCACCCTCTCCTTCTTCACAACTTGCAGACCTGCTTTGGGAcaagagagatttttttaaacctcagtttAAGTCCTCATTGTATCCATGACATGTGACTTACTAACCTATAAGGTCAGTGAACTTCAAAGattcttcatttgtttcttttcggGAACCACGGCTACTATTCTTGATATAATAGGGCCATTTCTTCAAATGTAATTTTATGTGGAAATCTGTAAAAGTTGGGAAAATCAACGCTTTCTGGATGGCAAGGGAGTGATTCTTAAATCCTGTCCAAATATCCCTGCTTTGGCTATTCCTGACTGACTCTATAGTATATCTATGGCTCTGTTCAATATTGTCTGAAACCTACAGTATTCACTTTATATGTCACAGTCAAGCAAGGAGAGCGCTCTGAATGTCACCACTTCTGTTGTTGATCTAAAGTCCTAAATTTAtgcttgaaataaattttataagagACAAATACATGAGGATGTGTGTGGTCTATTGGTGTGTGTATATTTCCTCCAATGGCATTGTCCCCCTTACTGCCAaattttccctctaataaatacCATCCTCTCTGCTGGAAATATCGAGACACTGAACAAAAGAAAGTTAAGCAAGTAACAAAATAGAATTAGATGTTTAGGGCAGTAAATGACTTAGAAAGTGCTTACAAGGTTTTTTCATGGAAAGGGAATATGAGATATTTGCTcttgagatattaaaaaaaagcatatacaTTTGGGTCCTTCAAAATAAAGTGTTCTAACAGCATTTCATCCTTCACTACCCAAGTCTTAGAATCACTTTCCCTTTgctgcttttccttccttctgtcttaCTCTGCTTCTCTCTTATTCATCCCCCTTTCCCTTCTACtttgttttttcccattttctttaccAGGAATTACTGCTAAAGCCCTAAAGATGCTGCAAAACCAGCCTCTTCTTAGGAAGAGCCACTATCTCCCTAAGTGACTGACTTCTAGGTACTGACTTCTTAGGAGAGACCATCAAGTGATTGGCCCTCATCCCAGGTTGTTTGGAGGCTGTTGAACAAGTTGAGCATCCCTAATCCAGTCACATTGCTCCAGCCTCAGTAGAGACTCAGTCTATTTGGAGAATTTTATAATTCAGGGACCTACTAGGGCATGTTTGCATGGCAAATAATTAACGGCAAGGATAGTTACTCTAAAAGGAAGACAGAATGATATCTCACTTTTCAGATAAATGTGTTTTTGAATCCAGCTTTCTGATCTACTCAGTGTCTACGTGACCAGTTGGACAATTGCCCAGAGGCCTCAGGTGGTGGACAGATGCACACCACTATTTCTGCCATTCAATTGATCAGAGTGTTTATTATACATGGGGTTCCTGTGGGTCAGTTAGTAGGCAGCGACTATGGGCTGCTTAATTttctgcagatggtgcttgcagagtgagggaaacagagaggctgtggagaatacTGCAGGTGGGGAGCTGTGGTTCCAGAACATTCCCCCTGATTAAAAAGGAAACCATGAATTTGGGGATCCCCAACTTGTGAATGTCCTGGAAAATCACCAGGATACCCCTCAAGAGAAATACTTGTTAGGGACAATTTCAGATCAGTCCGTCTGGACCAAAGAAGACTACAAGGGCACCATGTAAGTCAGTGATGTCAGAACTTTCCCATCTCATTACCATCTTCCCAGTTCCAACATGGCCAAAGGAATGAAGatccagagagggagagagaaggaacgTTGCAGAAATGGACACATCTGAACTTTCTGGTAGGTCCCCTGGGCCTCagcaggggagagggagacaTTGAATAGGCTGAATATGAGATGGAGCTGACACTTGACTGACCTGGACTTGTGAAACCCAGAGTGATAGAATGTATGGAATGGCTGCAAGGTGATGCTGGAAATGAGGATGCAGTGGACTGTGGGTGACGACAGCCCCTACAGGAGGAGGAGCCGGTTCACCTTTGTATCTGCTATAGTCTCAGCCTTTGTGTCCCCCAGAAATTTCATATGATGAAATCCTGATTCCCAGGGTTATGGTAACCCTAGGTGCAGTCTTTGTGAGGTGATGGAGTTGTAAGGATGGACCCTCTTCAATGAGATGAGTGCTTTTATATACAAGAGACACACAGTGCTCCCGAGCCCTCCCCTGTGTGAGGATACAGTAGGAATTATGTGACCAGAAAGGACCCTGCATGACCCCGCTGTGGAAatccatttccattgtttttaagcctgtgatattttgttataacaTCCCAGAAGGACTAAGACAGCACCCTAACAATCTTTAGACAGTTCAGGAAACCTCATGCTATTTACACAAAAGTGCAAAGCATTTATCTTGTCTGGTGTAACACTGTGATAGTTGGCTGAAAGTCGTGGCTGGCTTTCATAAAGAATCCTGAGAATCCAGCCTTCTTGGTAGCATGACCAGAACCATGAACAATTGTCTAATTCTTTGATTCTAATAACTTGACCCAGAATCACTGGCTGTGATTCTTATGGAATCTCTTAATGGTCTTCTTTCTAATGCCAGCTTTTGCTATTTGTGACTAATTTTAATAGGAGCTTCATTCTCTCAATTGTAGGGGtggattttcttttgatttactctTAAATGAAGATAAGAAATGTTAACAAATTGCCCTCTTAGATTTTGACATCTCTAAAgcatctgtgtttatttttttaagaggagaCCCATTACAGAGCATGCATTAAAAAGCTCTAAATTTCAAGAAGCTCGCTATGGGATAGATGATTATGACCATCTCAGAGCTGGATGGGATGGATGTGGATTTAGCATGTTTTGCGGGTTCGGCACGTCAGGATCTTGATGTACATGTCAACTTTACGTGAATCCCTGCGCAGGCAGTAGAGCAGGTTATAATATTCAGAAATACTCCTATCTTCATCGCTGAACGTCATGGATGAGAATCTTGACCAGGTGTTGCTAACCTCGTGTATCGTCTTCAAGACTGGAACAATAATCTGAATACCCAAATGATAATGACTTCTCATGCATTCTCTTAGtacttgtttctctttttttcttctaattatcaAATAAAGATATGAGGAAGACATATGAATAGAAAACTCTCCAGACATGGATTTTGGAGCCAGCCTATGAGAAAACTACTAGAAATCTAAAAACTAGATATGGAACTCAAGTTtagttttaactttctcttttcttcctgggtTCCCACTCTCATCCTTTAATTTgaggagaacagagaaagaagacaagtgGAACTTCAATAGCAGATGTCCAGGGTTACTTTAGAAAAATGCTGATCTTGGAAAGTCTGTTCTCTAGTACTACTACTCTTGAAAACATTACAACCACCAGTGCCCAGGAAGAGGCAAGCTGTTGGTGGAActgtgtgcaatgcagggaaGGCTGCACATGTCAAAAATTGCAGTGAAATTCTGATTCCTTTACGGTAGAATCTATCACTATGAATGTCTACGCTCCTGCTTTATGTAGTAGCCATCTAGCATATAGAAGTCATGAATCTTTTTCTTACAAAATGAGATATTTCCAAACTCCTTATGCATTACAGTGGTCACCTCTTTCATTcatgaacaaagaaagaaagcccTCTGCAGGATGCTCACCTTCCTGAATTGACTCTCAATGAATGCTTGAAGTTTCTCTGACATGTTCTCAATCTCCATGGCACTTGATATGACAGCCTCTGACAGATTTTTCATATTCCGAAGCTCCAGGAGTAGATAATACAGAGGATTATTCCAGGAGTACAGTAACACGAGTGTCCACTTACTAAGGTCTTCATTCTAAGCAACCAGAAGAAatgatctcattaaaaaaatcataattcacTGGTTTTGGTAACGTGGTCTTTGCTCAGAGCAGCTGACCTAAAAATCTTGGTTATTCCTATGTGTATGCAGAGATTTTTGAAGGTAGTAAAAGTTGCAAAAGTATAAAATGCAAGCTATTAGTTCACACTTTGCTGAATTTTTAAACATCTAGGTTATCTTAGGAACTAATTCTTCTGATGCATTCTAATGTATAAcatgaagaattttctttttacttctgaaATTCTACCACCACTCAGTGAGTTCTTTTGTGTTTGTATATTTCCGAGAGAGAATCTAAGTATTTACGCAAGTGAGTATGTGCTGCAGTGCCTGACCCAGGAAAGAGGGATTCCACCTGTGCCCACATCATTGTCACCCAGTGATTCATTCGTATTAATGAATCGATGAGTCCTTCCTATTGATTGTAGATCAGTAATTGCTTTATGATATTACAacaaagagacaaggaagaagaCATGACGTTCCTAAACAGGCTTCTCTCCTCAGCTGATCCCACATCAGCCCCCTGCTGATATCAGAACAGTTGTTTTGTTGACATGTGTCCGGGCAGAAAATGGCACAGCGTTGTCTTTAGTAACAGCATCAGTGGGATTCACAGTGGAGGGTTCCCCCTAGTTCACTACTACTAGCAGAATTGAGCCTGAAAATCCCGGGGGCTGAAAATCTCTAGTTAATATGCTTGATTTCTTTACAGCCATGAACtgttttagtggtaaagaacagagAACTGAGTAGGATTAAATATAGTAATgcacataaagtgaaagtgaagtcgttcagtcatgcacgactctttgtaaccccatggacagtagcctgcaccaagctcctctgtccatgggattttttaggcaagagtactggagagggttgccattttcttctccaggaagtcttcccgatccagggatggaacccaggtctcccgcattgtagacagatgcatctgagccaccagggaagtctcgtcACATAAAGTGCTAAGTAAAACGTAAGGCCATGTAGTAAATCTAAATAAGCTTTAAATTTAAGCTTATTGAAaatccctcctcttcttcctctttgtccTTTTTCCTTTACTTGTTCACCCTCATTATTAATGAGCTTAACAGGAGAATAGAATGCTAGTATCAT from Bos indicus isolate NIAB-ARS_2022 breed Sahiwal x Tharparkar chromosome 23, NIAB-ARS_B.indTharparkar_mat_pri_1.0, whole genome shotgun sequence carries:
- the LOC139178903 gene encoding chorionic somatomammotropin hormone 2; the protein is MAPAPSFRGHQWTYNPVRGSCLLLLLVVSNLLLCQGISCPSCGPDMFVSLQKSLIDVFINAASLSHDFHNLSTIMFNEFDEKYAQGKLYYINATKSCHTNSFHTPEERDKAQQMNNEDLSKWTLVLLYSWNNPLYYLLLELRNMKNLSEAVISSAMEIENMSEKLQAFIESQFRKIIVPVLKTIHEVSNTWSRFSSMTFSDEDRSISEYYNLLYCLRRDSRKVDMYIKILTCRTRKTC